One segment of Thermus tengchongensis DNA contains the following:
- the rpsO gene encoding 30S ribosomal protein S15, which produces MPITKEEKQKVIQEFARFPGDTGSTEVQVALLTLRINRLSEHLKVHKHDHHSHRGLLMLVGQRRRLLRYLEREDPERYQALVEKLGLRK; this is translated from the coding sequence ATGCCCATCACCAAGGAAGAGAAGCAGAAGGTCATCCAGGAGTTTGCCCGCTTCCCGGGGGATACGGGGAGCACCGAGGTGCAGGTGGCCCTGCTCACCCTGCGCATCAACCGGCTTTCCGAGCACCTCAAGGTCCACAAGCACGACCACCATTCCCACCGCGGCCTTCTCATGCTGGTGGGGCAAAGGCGCAGGCTTCTCCGCTATCTGGAGCGGGAAGACCCCGAGCGCTACCAGGCCCTGGTTGAGAAACTAGGCCTTAGGAAGTAA
- the pnp gene encoding polyribonucleotide nucleotidyltransferase, producing the protein MPDATPNTPQAHRYETQVAGRPLVLEAGKYAKQASGSVLVRYGDTVVLATAQASEEPIEADFLPLTVEFEERHYAVGKIPGSFMRREGRPGEKAILSARMTDRPIRPLFPKGFRHEVQVIVTVLSADQKNPPDILGPTAASAALMLSDIPWEGPVAAVRVGLIGGQFVLNPTLQELEESALDLVVAGSRDAILMVEAGAQEVDEETLVQALEFAHREMQPILELQEAMARTLGKPKMAWTPPESLSDEEKEALYRLALERGLSAVLQTASKGERSRALEAFAEALILEALPKLEDSTPDESKKPLYASAFDEVVRRELRRLVLEEGKRADGRGPKDLRPIWIEVDVLPRTHGSAVFTRGETQVLGTVTLGTGRDEQIIDDLGIDETEKFLVHYNFPPFSTGEVKRLRGVSRREIGHGNLAKRALKAVLPPEDAFPYTIRVVGDVLESNGSSSMATVCAGCLALMDAGVPIRAPVAGVAMGLVWEGERAVILTDILGLEDALGDMDFKVAGTRQGVTALQMDNKVGGLPREVLKEALMQAREARMKILDLMESVLPAPRPELKPFAPRILTLKVPVEKIGIVIGPGGKNVRALEELGVEVDIEEDGTVRIYSSDMEAAQKAKKRIEELTMEAKVGEIYEGTVTKITPFGAFVSLFPGTEGLLHISQVAPGRVRRVEDHLKVGDVIKVKVHRIDERGKIDLIRPELEGKIPPRRRG; encoded by the coding sequence ATGCCGGATGCCACACCCAACACCCCACAGGCCCATAGGTACGAAACCCAGGTGGCTGGCCGCCCCCTGGTGTTGGAGGCAGGGAAATACGCCAAACAAGCCTCGGGCTCGGTCCTGGTGCGCTATGGGGACACCGTCGTGCTAGCCACGGCCCAAGCCTCAGAGGAGCCCATAGAGGCAGACTTCCTCCCCCTCACGGTGGAGTTCGAGGAGCGGCACTACGCCGTGGGCAAGATACCGGGGAGCTTCATGCGCCGGGAAGGACGCCCTGGAGAGAAGGCCATTCTCTCCGCCCGCATGACGGACCGGCCCATCCGTCCCCTCTTCCCCAAGGGGTTCCGGCACGAGGTGCAGGTGATCGTCACCGTGCTCTCCGCCGACCAGAAGAATCCCCCGGACATCCTGGGGCCTACGGCGGCCAGCGCTGCCCTCATGCTCTCGGACATTCCCTGGGAAGGCCCCGTGGCGGCCGTGCGGGTGGGCCTCATTGGGGGGCAGTTCGTCCTGAACCCCACCTTGCAGGAGCTGGAGGAAAGCGCCCTAGACCTGGTGGTGGCGGGAAGCCGGGACGCCATCCTTATGGTGGAGGCCGGGGCCCAGGAGGTGGATGAGGAAACCCTGGTCCAGGCCCTGGAGTTCGCCCATCGGGAGATGCAGCCCATCCTGGAGCTGCAGGAGGCCATGGCCCGGACCCTGGGCAAACCCAAGATGGCCTGGACGCCTCCCGAGAGCCTATCCGATGAGGAGAAGGAGGCCCTTTACCGCCTGGCCCTGGAACGGGGGCTTTCCGCCGTGCTCCAGACCGCCAGCAAAGGGGAAAGGAGCCGGGCCCTCGAGGCCTTCGCGGAAGCCCTGATCCTCGAGGCCCTGCCCAAGTTAGAGGACAGCACCCCGGACGAGAGCAAGAAGCCCCTCTACGCGAGCGCTTTTGATGAGGTGGTCCGGCGGGAGCTGAGGCGGTTGGTGCTGGAGGAAGGCAAGCGGGCAGACGGCCGCGGCCCCAAGGACCTCCGCCCCATCTGGATCGAGGTGGACGTCTTGCCCCGCACGCACGGCTCGGCCGTCTTCACCCGGGGGGAGACCCAGGTGCTGGGCACCGTGACCCTGGGCACGGGCCGGGACGAACAGATCATCGACGACCTGGGCATTGACGAAACGGAAAAGTTCCTGGTCCACTACAACTTCCCTCCCTTCTCCACCGGGGAGGTCAAGCGCCTGAGGGGGGTTTCCCGCCGGGAGATAGGCCACGGCAACCTGGCCAAGCGGGCCCTGAAGGCGGTCTTACCTCCAGAAGACGCCTTCCCCTACACCATCCGCGTGGTGGGGGATGTGCTGGAGTCCAACGGCAGTAGCTCCATGGCCACGGTCTGCGCCGGGTGCCTGGCCCTCATGGACGCCGGGGTGCCCATCCGCGCCCCCGTGGCCGGGGTGGCCATGGGCCTGGTGTGGGAGGGGGAGCGGGCGGTGATCCTCACCGATATCCTAGGGCTGGAGGACGCCTTAGGCGACATGGACTTCAAGGTGGCGGGGACGCGCCAGGGGGTTACCGCCTTGCAAATGGACAACAAGGTGGGTGGGCTTCCCCGGGAGGTGCTTAAAGAGGCCCTCATGCAGGCCCGTGAGGCCCGCATGAAGATCCTGGACCTCATGGAAAGCGTCCTTCCCGCCCCACGCCCCGAGCTCAAGCCCTTCGCGCCGCGCATCCTCACCCTCAAGGTGCCGGTGGAGAAGATCGGCATCGTGATTGGCCCTGGAGGCAAGAACGTGCGCGCCCTGGAGGAGCTTGGGGTGGAGGTGGACATCGAGGAGGACGGGACGGTGCGCATCTACTCCAGCGACATGGAGGCGGCCCAAAAGGCCAAGAAGCGCATCGAGGAGCTCACCATGGAGGCCAAGGTGGGCGAGATCTACGAGGGCACCGTCACCAAGATCACCCCCTTTGGTGCCTTCGTGAGCCTTTTCCCCGGGACCGAGGGGCTCCTTCACATCAGCCAAGTCGCC